In Chryseobacterium gotjawalense, the following are encoded in one genomic region:
- a CDS encoding prtrc system protein e → MQTNFFRQIANINLAGDLQITFTKTIENNYVVSVLLKNEQCGDEARKTIPPLNLRGTSEELDNGFFENITTPLQTASGLMVDMESFMKQLEQTKKNSAMEKEKSDKEKKDKEAKEKKFKDALQKAEELEKEEKYKEAWSALPKVSEFPDYAEIIRKKQDECERHFAPSLFTENQS, encoded by the coding sequence ATGCAAACCAATTTTTTCAGACAAATAGCCAATATCAACCTTGCAGGTGATTTACAAATCACATTTACCAAAACCATAGAAAACAATTATGTCGTTTCCGTATTGCTCAAAAACGAGCAATGCGGGGATGAAGCGAGGAAAACCATTCCGCCCTTGAATTTACGAGGAACTTCGGAAGAATTGGACAATGGTTTTTTTGAAAATATAACTACACCGCTACAAACTGCGTCGGGATTAATGGTTGATATGGAAAGTTTTATGAAGCAACTCGAACAAACCAAAAAGAACTCGGCGATGGAAAAGGAAAAATCCGACAAAGAGAAAAAAGACAAGGAAGCAAAAGAGAAAAAGTTTAAAGATGCTTTGCAAAAAGCCGAAGAACTTGAAAAAGAAGAAAAGTACAAAGAAGCTTGGTCTGCACTTCCCAAAGTTTCGGAGTTTCCCGATTACGCTGAAATTATCCGTAAAAAGCAGGATGAATGTGAAAGACATTTTGCCCCAAGTCTTTTTACTGAAAACCAGTCCTAA
- a CDS encoding PRTRC system protein C, translating into MLLATQLERVFIIKDNGQEIRLTDPEPKWSVESVMNFYANTYPILTTAKVSEPKIKDDMIQYKFESVMGTKG; encoded by the coding sequence ATGTTATTAGCAACCCAATTAGAAAGAGTTTTTATTATCAAAGACAACGGACAGGAAATCCGATTGACCGATCCCGAACCGAAATGGAGCGTAGAATCGGTGATGAATTTTTATGCCAACACTTACCCAATTCTAACCACCGCCAAAGTTTCTGAACCGAAAATCAAAGATGATATGATTCAGTACAAATTTGAAAGCGTGATGGGAACAAAAGGCTAA